The sequence CATAAAAGTTGCAGTGAAAAGCCTATACCACGATGTCCGGCAGCAAAGTGAATTCAAGGCGGAGGTAAAAACACTTGGCAGCATTCACCATTTCAATCTTGTGAGGCTAGTTGGGTACTGCATTACAAACAAGAAACGACTCCTTGTGTATGAGCACATGTCTAATGGATCCTTAGATAAATGGATATTCCCAGAAAGCCAAAGACAGAGACTTCCATGGAAAATGAGGAGGAAGATCATTGTTGGCATCGCTGAGGGACTCAAGTATCTTCATGTGCATTGCAATCCCCATATAATTCACTTCGATGTTAAACCCCAAAATATTCTCTTAGATGAAGACTTCAACGTCAAGATTGCTGATTTTGGATTAGCAAAACTGATGGAAAGAGACAGAAGTCAAGTGTGGACAAGATTGAAGGGAACTAGAGGCTATATAGCTCCTGAGTTGTTCAAGGGCAAAGATATTTCAATGAATGTTGATGTTTACAGCTTTGGAATCGTAATACTTGAGACAATTTGCGGACGGCAGAATCTGGATTCATCAGAAAAGGAGTTTCTGATAGATTTAGTGCTGAAAAAAGTGGAAGAGAATAGACTGATGGATTTAGTTGATAAGCAGGCAGACATGCAATCAAATTTGGATGAAGCTGTTACAATGTTGGAGATGGGGATTTGGTGCCTACAGCCTCATGGTAGAAGGCCATCCATATCTTTGGTTATGAAAGTTCTTGATGGTTCAATACCTACGGGACCACTCACTGACTATAGCTTCTTAACTATGGAAATTCGCTCAGAAGAACCCAAACCAGCTGCCACCACCTCTCTCATCGCCTCAGCCTTGTCAGGACCTCGTTGAGGACTTTGTTTGATGATTTTCTGTAACTCATTACAAGTATGCTCTGGTTTAAAATTTGATACATTAACTAGTCAGCTGGAAAGCTGGCTACCTCCTCTGTAGCCTCCTCCTTCCGTCTTGAATTGCTCTGAACAATTCATTGCCCACATTTgtgcttatatatatatatatatatatatatatatatatatataggtatCACCGATATATATCTCTTCTTAGAGCATGCAGGGTTTATGGAGATGTTTATTGTGGAAGACGTACGTACTGCAGAGAAGATTCTTAAATAAGATCCAAATTGTGCAGCTGCCATATTCGGAAGTGGAAGGAGGCAGCAAATGTAACGAAGATGATGAGaataaaagggaaaaatgAAGGAGAGCCAGGGTGGCCTTGGATTAAAATTAAGGATAAAGTTTCTGCATTTGTGACTTTGTCATCAGTCTCATCCCAAACGCTCAAGTTGAAATCGCCAGACTAAATCTGTAAATACCAcccttttttatttacaaaacaATTTTCATAGAGTAACTTACAATTAATGGGTAATTTTCAAGTTAAGTTTTATTACAGTAATTATTTAGTCAAATTGAGCTGATGGCAAGAGGAAACTGTATAGAACATTCTTGAGGATAACAATCACTGCCACATAATCACCTAGGAAGTGCTCTCAAAACTACTTAGAAACGTCTGCTGCTGAGAGAGTCAAATCAAGCTTACTCTGACAGcagtttgatatttttgatAGCAGgggaaaggaaaaggaaagaacACTAATACAATCAATCATCCAGGAACATAATCAGTTCCTGCCGCTGaatataaattgtaaaatgCCTTGACACTGTTTAGCTTGTATGCAGTTGTCCATGTGTTCACATGTGCTATATGAATAACTTTCCCAATAAAATACATTCTCATGGTAAATTTGTTGCACAGTTCTATATTATCTTTAACAAAGTTGTTACTCTGACAGCAGCAAAAGACGGTATTTTACATAAGCCCTATTGGAGGTCAAACTGTCAAAAGAATAAGAAGGACCTGCTAATGGAATTTAGTCAGGTTGTAGTAAGCTTCATCtgtatataaaagaaaaggaaaatattttcattcCTCATCCTTGAGCCAATGACGGATCACAtacaaaaggaatcctaagCAGAATGAAAATGCGGCAAAAACAACAACTATGCGAACCCACAAGGAGGAATTAAATTCATCCAGAACAATGGTTTGCCATAACCAATACCACAAGAAAGAGAATAGAGACCCTGCAGCAGCACCAACCACCACTTGGCTGGCTGTATGATATTGTTGTGAGACTCGTAGCCATGACTACAAAGACAAGCAATAGAAATAAGCATCAACaatctttcaatttttaaccAGTTTAGCTAAGGAGAATCAATTTCCAAGAAATCAACTTAGCGGATTGTTGCTAAATAAATGGGAATTCATAAGTTTCATAATCTAAACATTACAGTTTTGCAGTTTTTAAGAATGTGGAGTCACAAAGACTAGTTCCCAGGTTCTGTATATCTTGCATTCATTTCATAATTTGCAAAGCCATCACTTTCTTCATTTAGCActgcatttttttttcttttgaaaatataaactatatggTCACAAGAATATACTGCATATGATAATGAATCATAACATGATACTTACAAAGTATGAGCCCAATGCCAAATTAAGTCCACTTATGAGCAATGTAAATTCATTTACTCCAAGCCATTCTGTAACTGCAACAACATACAGGGCAGCAACTTGTCAGCAACAGAACCATTATTACGTTGGCAATTTACTGATAACAGGAAAAATACAAATCATCTAGAATTCTTGTGGTTCATTGAAATATTTCTTACAACTGCtcgttttattttgtttgacaGACTATTTGGAGGAACACGTCTTTTACCAGCACCGGATGATAAATAAATGCCACTGCCAACAAATTCAGCATAGATAGTATGCATAATTTAACCTAGATTTGTATGCAATAAGGATTTCTGCACATTCAGACTATCATCTAAATAAGTTTTGATGCTCatccaaaatcatcatttCAATCAAGGATctcaagtaaaaaaaaaaaaagaatctaaGCATAATGCACAGGACCATATTGAAATAATTCAATCAAACATGATAGTTTCATCAATAAGGTCAAACAGCAATCGATCTAAAATAGCCGGGcatgataatattataaaataaatttgctCAATTCACAATGTAATCAAATAAAAGGGAAAATAGAACTACCTGAAAGACTACAAAACACAACAGTGTAAAAGATGCACTGAGCATGTGAAGAGGGCATTCCAGGATCAGATTTCGCAGTGGCAAATGGTCTCTCTTGGTTGAATACTCGTTTTAGTGTTACTGATAGTATAGCATTTAATACAGACCCCATAGCAATCCACAAGGCCTCAGCATCATGCCTCCAG comes from Ricinus communis isolate WT05 ecotype wild-type chromosome 5, ASM1957865v1, whole genome shotgun sequence and encodes:
- the LOC8273368 gene encoding lipid phosphate phosphatase epsilon 2, chloroplastic — its product is MVATVALLHKPTLKLSFSRPSKLDSCKSTLLLRLPASRSIFFSGFGSKKAVSKTMTEMVWTSAFRSGDGEENVKILQPDTLADDSSDFRSQLMARGFEPLLNRLSKWLVAALFGVVLLWRHDAEALWIAMGSVLNAILSVTLKRVFNQERPFATAKSDPGMPSSHAQCIFYTVVFCSLSVTEWLGVNEFTLLISGLNLALGSYFSWLRVSQQYHTASQVVVGAAAGSLFSFLWYWLWQTIVLDEFNSSLWVRIVVVFAAFSFCLGFLLYVIRHWLKDEE